The following are encoded together in the Lathyrus oleraceus cultivar Zhongwan6 chromosome 3, CAAS_Psat_ZW6_1.0, whole genome shotgun sequence genome:
- the LOC127128801 gene encoding chromatin modification-related protein EAF1 A, whose protein sequence is MSSQHQQQKHHLPQPGFSRNPGSSVTSQAVKQRQRQAQQRQYQQPARQHPNQPQHAQAQQQAKLLKGMGRGNMLIYQNDSVDPSHINGLSVASGSQPVEKGDQITQMMQGQTLYPGSGLDPSQPPKPPVSAHPSNNCQLQQKLHSGSTSSSLKQHKPLASSSDSHIATSTQPAAVAPNHHQLQVQSQTQSKQINQTQPNIQTTLQHNCQGHSESLSASQPDSLKIDQQPGNSASQVSTSTSMSQGSMDSASVLAVAHTASSQWKSSEPPFGSPNPVIQVSSVEGTSVGNSAATESLTVNQGQDPRQSSANLPSHARNSGPQWQHHQPLLRLLTEPNTCVPERKRNSTEQSGVNVDGNVLAASNVNNSSVKLMNRVDDVVPTSLHFSDSSTLLNQNQNQNMFPNWGATQINNNNPSVSLVTLPSQPLPHQHGSMHGFKPFHVRTCKVAIISSREMVYRSSVHHHSQCGSNKYIHYGCHLTSYLTTSITNLTNNGST, encoded by the exons ATGTCATCTCAGCATCAACAGCAAAAACATCATCTGCCACAACCTGGGTTCAGTAGAAATCCTGGTTCTAGTGTGACTAGTCAAGCAGTGAAGCAACGACAACGGCAGGCACAACAGAGGCAGTATCAACAGCCTGCGAGGCAGCATCCTAATCAGCCACAGCATGCACAGGCTCAACAGCAGGCTAAACTTTTGAAGGGAATGGGAAGAGGAAACATGTTGATCTATCAGAACGATTCTGTTGATCCTTCTCATATAAATGGATTATCTGTAGCTTCAGGAAGCCAACCTGTTGAGAAAGGTGATCAAATCACGCAAATGATGCAAGGTCAAACTTTATATCCTGGATCTGGTTTAGATCCAAGCCAACCACCCAAGCCACCAGTTTCTGCTCATCCTTCTAATAATTGCCAATTGCAGCAGAAGCTACATTCTGGATCAACCAGCTCTTCATTGAAGCAACATAAGCCATTGGCATCTTCTTCTGACA GTCATATAGCTACATCAACACAGCCTGCTGCTGTTGCTCCCAACCATCACCAACTGCAGGTGCAATCTCAGACACAGTCTAAGCAAATTAATCAAACGCAACCAAATATTCAGACGACATTGCAACATAATTGTCAGGGGCATTCTGAGTCATTAAGTGCATCTCAACCTGATTCACTTAAAATTGATCAACAGCCTGGAAATAGTGCTTCTCAAGTCAGTACAAGCACCTCAATGTCTCAAGGTTCTATGGATTCAGCTAGTGTGTTAGCAGTTGCTCATACCGCGTCTTCTCAGTGGAAATCATCAGAACCACCATTTGGTTCCCCCAATCCAGTTATTCAAGTGAGCTCTGTGGAGGGCACATCTGTTGGAAATTCAGCTGCAACTGAGTCATTGACTGTTAATCAGGGGCAGGACCCACGGCAGTCGTCGGCTAACTTGCCTTCTCATGCACGTAATTCCGGGCCACAGTGGCAGCATCATCAGCCTTT GCTCCGTCTTCTCACAGAACCAAACACTTGTGTTCCAGAGAGAAAAAGAAACAGCACTGAACAAAGTGGTGTTAATGTTGATGGTAATGTTTTAGCTGCTTCAAATGTTAATAACTCTTCAGTGAAACTCATGAACCGTGTTGATGATGTTGTTCCAACAAGTTTACATTTTTCTGACTCTTCAACTCTTCTGAATCAAAACCAAAATCAAAACATGTTTCCCAATTGGGGTGCTACTcaaatcaacaacaacaaccctTCAGTTTCGCTAGTTACTTTACCTTCACAACCACTTCCACATCAACATGGCTCAATGCATGGCTTCAAGCCATTCCATGTCAGAACCTGCAAAGTAGCAATAATCAGCAGCAGGGAAATGGTTTACAGGAGTTCAGTTCATCATCATTCACAATGTGGTAGCAACAAGTATATTCATTATGGATGTCATCTTACATCATACCTAACCACATCAATAACAAATCTTACAAATAATGGCAGCACATAA